The following are encoded together in the Triticum dicoccoides isolate Atlit2015 ecotype Zavitan chromosome 6B, WEW_v2.0, whole genome shotgun sequence genome:
- the LOC119322124 gene encoding putative disease resistance protein RGA3 has translation MEAAVGAANWLLGKLLIKLSDDFVAEFVASSELGHNFESIKLRLQYTLGLLHAAQGRDMTKSPNPGLQGMLAKLSKKADEAEDLLDEIHYFIIQDKLDGTSEATVEDDPSPQIGDVLRGHARDGRHAIRHIIGNWLLCCYCSPTQDDDSASAAASNPRNAAMSSSGNDGRPVDKLPFSRVAMSTKIKSVIEEMIPICEFVSDLLKIPNHSSTITSTSITLKRPTTGSTPTQDKLFGRSAIFEQTVNALTGGMYHTETLSVLPLVGPGGIGKTAFSQHLYNDERIVGHFTVRVWICVSTDFDVLNLNRQILRCIPAIEKQEHKCTIETANLDQLQKSIAERLKSKRFLIVLDDIWKCNNESDWNNLLAPFKKGDAKGSMVLVTTRFPSIAHFVKTTDPIELHGLEPNDIFEFFKACIFGHSKLGHYENDLIDVGRDIAKKLKGSPLAANTVGRLLKKNLSLEYWLGVLEKNEWQNTKYDDDIMPSLKISYDYLPFLLKKCFSYCALFPEDYKFYNLEITSFLTAIGILDSSCQDDKNYLEELVDNGFLMKGSESYYGQYYVMHDLMHELSRNVSAQECFNIKSSSFSADDVPQSVQHLSITIENIYDDNFEEEMERMKGIIDIGNLRTLMIFGLYEERIANVCRDTFEELRGLRVLYIAMNNPESLPKSFPKLIHLQYLKIRSLNSLEELTLPSTLSRFYHLKFLDLKEWYGSPKLPNDICRLVNLCHFHSSYGLHSNIPEVGKMKCLQELEEFCVKKESIGFELRELGELEKLGGKLCISNLETVVSKREASVAKLKNKKNLKELRLVWSTEHQTIDDDVLDGLQPHPNLRELYIINAGVAPCPRWLCGDICTKRLETLYLEGLSWCTLPALEQLPHLTSLTLRNIARMRMFGPGFSGVTERSFMNLKTIVFKDMPELEEWVGEPKSNLFSRLERIKLEGCPLLYSFPFLECSGCFTNLCELDIIGCPKLSQFPAMPQTSTLSYIHVQERGPRNLFYTEKYLHIHGYNSALIFHNMHNVEVIVITDFSQTLLSNLQMQNSLRCLELSVELAGSVVLHSVQNLRLEGLSITGETFSKVLKCFPALSQLTVIQCKSLELPVVGGLSALKMLESFIGSDCGKMFSRWPMEEVSGGAHAIKPFPSSLRGLAISSESSMKSMGLLSNLTSLTNLRLTDCEELTMDGFNPLITVNLKKLTVYGMDREQGRISIAGDMLTEIAESKLMHAGSFQLEEFLVDSVSAVLTAPICTHLATTLHILRFLFDQSVKSFTEEQEKALMLLTSLQRLQFQHCMNLQSLPQGLHRLSSLKILEIFGCHEIQCMPPKEGLPTSLETLHVEYCSTKLTEQAKKLKGTDPWFKVKISVPSTEREEQEEIRQREKMLAHMRGE, from the exons atggaggcggcGGTTGGCGCCGCGAACTGGCTTCTCGGCAAGCTGCTCATAAAGCTGTCCGATGACTTCGTTGCCGAGTTCGTGGCCAGCTCCGAGCTCGGCCACAACTTCGAAAGCATCAAGCTCCGGCTGCAGTACACGCTGGGGCTGCTCCATGCGGCCCAGGGCAgggacatgaccaagagccctaacCCTGGCCTGCAAGGCATGCTGGCCAAGCTAAGCAAGAAGGCGGATGAGGCTGAGGACCTGTTGGATGAGATCCACTACTTCATCATCCAGGACAAGCTTGACGGCACCAGCGAGGCCACTGTCGAGGACGACCCCAGCCCACAAATTGGGGATGTCCTCCGTGGCCACGCTCGGGACGGTCGCCATGCTATTCGCCATATCATCGGTAACTGGCTTCTGTGTTGTTATTGTTCTCCTACACAAGATGACGATTCTGCTTCTGCCGCCGCTAGTAACCCACGCAATGCAGCCATGTCCAGTAGTGGTAATGATGGTCGCCCTGTTGATAAGTTGCCATTTAGCAGAGTAGCCATGTCCACCAAAATCAAGTCAGTAATAGAGGAAATGATCCCCATATGTGAATTTGTCTCTGACTTGCTCAAGATTCCAAACCATAGTAGCACCATAACAAGCACATCAATCACCCTCAAAAGGCCAACCACGGGGTCAACACCCACACAAGATAAATTGTTTGGGCGGAGTGCCATTTTTGAGCAAACAGTAAATGCACTCACTGGCGGCATGTATCACACTGAAACCCTCTCCGTTCTGCCTCTTGTTGGCCCTGGGGGTATAGGAAAGACAGCCTTCTCCCAACACTTGTATAATGATGAAAGGATTGTGGGACACTTCACTGTCAGGGTCTGGATATGTGTCTCAACTGATTTTGATGTGCTTAACCTCAACCGGCAGATCCTTAGATGCATACCTGCAATTGAAAAACAAGAACACAAATGTACAATTGAGACAGCCAATTTAGACCAGCTTCAAAAATCAATTGCTGAGAGACTGAAGTCCAAAAGGTTTTTAATTGTCTTGGACGACATTTGGAAATGCAATAATGAAAGTGATTGGAATAACCTGTTAGCTCCATTCAAAAAGGGGGATGCCAAGGGCAGCATGGTTCTTGTCACAACACGGTTTCCATCTATAGCACATTTTGTTAAAACAACTGATCCGATAGAACTGCATGGTTTGGAGCCTAATGACATCTTCGAATTCTTTAAAGCATGTATATTTGGTCATAGCAAACTTGGTCATTATGAAAATGACTTAATTGATGTTGGGAGAGATATTGCAAAGAAACTCAAGGGTTCACCACTAGCAGCAAATACAGTTGGTCGGTTATTGAAGAAAAACCTTTCTCTGGAATATTGGCTTGGAGTTCTTGAAAAGAATGAgtggcaaaatacaaaatatgatgatgatattatgcCATCTCTGAAAATTAGCTACGATTACCTTCCTTTCCTTCTAAAAAAATGCTTTTCATATTGTGCTCTCTTCCCGGAGGATTATAAGTTTTATAATTTAGAAATTACTAGCTTTTTGACTGCGATAGGTATCCTAGACTCTAGTTGTCAAGACGATAAGAATTACTTAGAAGAACTAGTGGACAACGGTTTTCTCATGAAGGGAAGTGAGAGTTATTATGGTCAATATTATGTGATGCATGATTTAATGCATGAACTGTCCCGAAATGTTTCGGCACAAGAATGTTTCAATATAAAAAGTTCAAGTTTTAGTGCTGATGATGTCCCACAATCTGTCCAACACTTATCGATCACCATAGAGAATATATATGATGATAATTTTGAGGAAGAAATGGAAAGAATGAAGGGCATAATAGATATTGGAAATTTGCGGACATTAATGATTTTTGGATTATACGAAGAAAGAATAGCTAACGTTTGTAGAGACACATTTGAAGAATTAAGGGGTCTTCGAGTCTTATATATAGCAATGAACAATCCAGAATCTCTGCCCAAGAGCTTTCCAAAACTTATCCACCTGCAATACCTTAAAATTAGGTCACTCAATAGCTTAGAAGAGTTGACTTTACCTAGCACATTGTCTAGATTTTACCACTTGAAATTCCTGGACCTGAAAGAATGGTATGGTAGTCCAAAGTTGCCTAATGACATTTGCCGCCTTGTGAATTtatgccatttccattcttcctATGGACTCCATTCCAATATTCCTGAGGTTGGAAAGATGAAGTGTTTGCAAGAGCTAGAAGAATTCTGTGTTAAGAAAGAGAGTATTGGATTCGAATTGAGAGAGTTGGGGGAATTGGAAAAACTTGGAGGAAAACTCTGTATAAGTAATCTTGAAACTGTGGTGTCCAAAAGAGAAGCTAGTGTTGCCAAATTGAAGAACAAAAAGAATCTGAAAGAGTTGAGATTAGTTTGGAGTACTGAGCACCAGACTATAGATGATGATGTTCTGGATGGTCTTCAACCACACCCTAATCTTAGAGAGCTTTACATTATAAATGCTGGTGTTGCCCCTTGTCCTAGATGGTTGTGTGGTGACATTTGCACCAAAAGGTTGGAGACTCTCTATCTAGAGGGTCTGTCTTGGTGTACTCTTCCAGCTTTGGAGCAGCTACCACACCTCACCAGTCTCACATTGAGGAATATTGCAAGAATGCGTATGTTTGGGCCCGGCTTTAGTGGTGTTACAGAAAGAAGTTTCATGAACTTGAAGACAATTGTGTTTAAAGATATGCCAGAACTTGAGGAGTGGGTCGGGGAACCTAAAAGCAATCTGTTTTCAAGGCTTGAAAGAATTAAGCTTGAAGGTTGTCCCCTTCTCTACTCATTTCCCTTCTTGGAGTGCTCTGGCTGTTTTACCAACTTATGTGAACTTGATATTATTGGTTGTCCTAAGTTGTCTCAGTTTCCCGCCATGCCTCAAACTTCCACACTATCATATATTCATGTACAAGAACGTGGACCTCGAAACCTGTTCTACACGGAAAAGTATTTGCATATTCATGGATATAACAGTGCTTTGATCTTCCACAATATGCATAATGTAGAGGTCATAGTAATTACAGATTTTTCACAAACTTTGTTGTCAAACCTTCAGATGCAAAACTCCCTGAGATGCCTAGAGCTTTCTGTTGAATTGGCTGGCAGTGTTGTCCTCCATTCAGTTCAGAATCTTCGCCTAGAAGGATTAAGTATTACTGGAGAAACATTTTCAAAGGTTTTGAAGTGTTTCCCAGCTCTTTCCCAGCTTACTGTCATCCAGTGTAAGAGCCTTGAACTTCCAGTAGTGGGGGGACTCTCAGCCCTCAAGATGCTCGAATCATTTATAGGGTCCGATTGTGGGAAGATGTTCTCTCGGTGGCCCATGGAAGAAGTATCTGGAGGAGCTCATGCCATCAAGCCTTTCCCTTCTTCCCTCAGGGGACTTGCTATTTCTTCAGAGTCAAGCATGAAGTCAATGGGACTGCTCTCAAATCTCACGTCTCTCACCAACCTAAGGCTGACAGATTGTGAAGAGTTAACAATGGATGGGTTCAATCCTCTCATCACAGTCAACTTAAAAAAGTTGACTGTATATGGTATGGATAGGGAACAAGGGAGAATCTCTATAGCAGGGGATATGCTCACAGAGATTGCAGAGAGCAAATTAATGCATGCAGGGTCATTCCAGTTGGAAGAATTTTTGGTGGATAGCGTCTCGGCAGTGCTTACTGCTCCCATTTGCACCCATCTTGCCACTACCCTCCACATATTACGATTCTTATTTGATCAGTCGGTGAAATCCTTCACAGAAGAGCAAGAGAAAGCACTTATGCTCCTCACCTCTCTCCAACGTCTACAATTTCAACATTGCATGAATCTGCAGTCCCTCCCTCAAGGGTTACATCGCCTTTCTTCTCTCAAGATACTAGAGATCTTTGGGTGTCATGAAATCCAATGCATGCCGCCCAAGGAGGGCCTCCCAACTTCACTGGAAACACTTCATGTAGAGTATTGCAGTACGAAGTTAACTGAGCAAGCCAAGAAATTGAAAGGAACAGACCCGTGGTTCAAGGTTAAAATATCAG TGCCTTCTACTGAAAGGGAGGAGCAGGAAGAGATAAGACAGAGAGAGAAAATGCTCGCACACATGCGGGGGGAATG A